One Thiocapsa sp. genomic window carries:
- the puhC gene encoding photosynthetic complex assembly protein PuhC: MTELHDRPFPRGMLIAVALLIGFTILAVAVARLTGFDPSQAPVSPEVAVRDLSFVEVGQGDLAVYDAESGVLLETLPPTEDGFIRGVLRTIERERRMHGVAQDGPYRLSLRENGRFTLEDQTTDFFIDLRAFGPTNEAAVGRFLSAQPSPQ, encoded by the coding sequence TTGACTGAATTGCATGATCGTCCGTTCCCGCGGGGCATGCTCATCGCGGTTGCCTTGCTGATCGGTTTCACGATCCTGGCGGTCGCGGTCGCTAGGCTCACCGGCTTCGATCCAAGCCAGGCTCCCGTCTCGCCCGAGGTTGCGGTTCGCGATCTGAGTTTCGTCGAGGTCGGCCAGGGCGACCTGGCGGTCTACGATGCCGAGTCCGGGGTGCTGTTGGAAACGCTCCCGCCGACTGAGGACGGGTTCATTCGAGGGGTGCTTCGGACGATTGAGCGTGAGCGTCGGATGCACGGCGTCGCTCAGGATGGGCCCTATCGGCTGAGCCTCCGCGAGAACGGGCGCTTTACGTTGGAGGATCAAACGACCGACTTCTTCATCGACCTCAGGGCATTCGGCCCGACGAACGAAGCCGCTGTCGGTCGATTTCTATCGGCACAGCCATCTCCTCAGTGA
- the puhB gene encoding photosynthetic complex putative assembly protein PuhB, giving the protein MREYESEPIRGLPEHLPPDEEMLWQGAPRWTALARRAFHVRKVAVYFAIIMIWRIFADLSAGGATAEVVVGALWILALGVVSIGGLLLLAWAMARSTVYTITTRRVVMRFGVALPMIVNFPFAQIHSAQMKRHRDDTGDIPIILVASTRTSYTVLWPHVRPWHFTKPQPMLRAIPDVARVAEILSDALNRYLAQTEKDAAHAEAGTDDRAGSDPAPAS; this is encoded by the coding sequence GTGAGAGAGTATGAGTCCGAGCCCATTCGGGGCTTGCCCGAGCATCTTCCTCCCGACGAGGAGATGCTCTGGCAGGGCGCGCCGCGTTGGACTGCTCTGGCGCGGCGCGCCTTTCATGTTCGGAAGGTCGCCGTCTATTTCGCCATCATTATGATCTGGCGAATCTTCGCGGATCTCTCCGCGGGGGGGGCCACGGCCGAGGTCGTGGTCGGTGCGCTCTGGATCCTGGCCCTCGGCGTCGTCTCGATCGGCGGCCTTTTGCTGCTGGCTTGGGCGATGGCGAGGTCCACGGTCTACACCATTACAACGCGTCGCGTGGTGATGCGTTTCGGTGTGGCACTGCCGATGATCGTGAACTTTCCGTTTGCCCAGATCCACTCCGCGCAGATGAAGCGCCATCGCGACGATACCGGAGACATCCCCATTATCCTGGTGGCGTCCACGCGCACGTCCTACACGGTCTTGTGGCCGCATGTTCGCCCCTGGCATTTCACCAAACCGCAGCCGATGCTCCGGGCCATTCCGGATGTGGCTCGGGTTGCCGAGATCCTCTCGGATGCCCTCAACCGCTATCTGGCCCAAACCGAAAAGGATGCTGCGCACGCCGAAGCGGGCACGGACGATCGCGCCGGATCCGATCCTGCTCCGGCATCCTGA